One part of the Vicia villosa cultivar HV-30 ecotype Madison, WI linkage group LG6, Vvil1.0, whole genome shotgun sequence genome encodes these proteins:
- the LOC131613346 gene encoding uncharacterized protein LOC131613346 encodes MDHRTFLPRTHSWRDDVKSFNGEEEHRTAPSMLNGAEILELLKDFNNEFGKKNKKKVDGPWKKRSIFFELPYWAQNTLRHNLDVMHIEKNIFDSIVGTLLDILGKTKDHIKARYDLQEMGIRERLHPREIGGGRSEFAKACFSMTPHEKSIFCGVIKAAKLPDGTASNISKCVQVGDKKISGYKSHGAHFMLHYLLQIAVRSTMPKEVATPLIRLGSFFRSLCQKVIQVEDLDYLEDEIVEILCQLEMIFPPSFFDIMVHLPIHLVNEVRLGGPVQFRWMYPTERYLCKLKNYVRNRAYPEGSIAEGYLAEEAITFCSRYLHSNVDTRLNRKSRNYDVTDSLETDPDDYFTTVGRPLGGAGEPFHLDVKSKDDAHRYILFNCNEVQIYISEHDQSVNLNTNKRKWTKAKSQSKEFSEWLKTRAQNDDVPLQLEKLSRGPNFVAKRYPGYVINGYRFHTRKRDANRKTQNSGVTLVSLTSSFASSKDGNPRTEPITYYGAIVDIIELYYYGNFNFVLFKCDWFEVEKDKYGLTCVCFNKKIYQNDPFVLPSQVHQCYYIQDPFDPNRHYALQTVPRDFFNIADPSNLQAESGENSDGDGELNWVREDIPATIAETPHEMNEAESDGEDFDYDDTLFDFMD; translated from the exons ATGGACCACCGTACCTTTTTACCAAGAACTCATTCTTGGAGAGACGATGTCAAATCATTTAACGGAGAAGAAGAACATAGGACTGCACCATCCATGTTAAACGGGGCAGAAATTCTTGAACTCTTAAAAGATTTCAATAATGAATTTgggaagaagaataagaagaaagTTGATGGCCCGTGGAAGAagaggtcaattttttttgagTTGCCTTACTGGGCTCAAAATACATTGCGCCATAATTTAGATGTAATGCACATTGAAAAAAACATATTTGATAGTATTGTTGGAACTCTTTTGGACATCCTGGGGAAGACAAAAGATCATATTAAAGCCCGTTATGATTTGCAAGAAATGGGAATTAGAGAAAGACTTCATCCAAGGGAGATTGGTGGAGGACGTTCAGAGTTTGCGAAAGCATGTTTCTCAATGACTCCGCACGAGAAGTCAATTTTTTGTGGAGTTATAAAGGCTGCCAAGTTACCAGATGGGACTgcatcaaatatttcaaaatgtgTACAAGTTGGTGACAAAAAAATATCTGGTTACAAGAGCCATGGTGCGCATTTCATGTTACACTATTTGTTGCAAATTGCAGTAAGAAGCACAATGCCCAAGGAGGTGGCAACCCCACTAATTCGTCTTGGTTCCTTTTTCCGCTCTCTATGTCAGAAAGTTATACAAGTGGAAGATTTAGATTACCTAGAAGATGAGATTGTAGAGATACTTTGTCAGTTGGAGATGATATTTCCTCCAAGTttctttgacataatggttcacttGCCTATTCATCTGGTAAATGAAGTTAGATTGGGTGGTCCTGTTCAATTTCGATGGATGTATCCCACCGAAAGATACTTGTGTAAACTTAAGAACTATGTCCGCAATAGAGCTTATCCTGAAGGTTCTATTGCCGAGGGGTATCTGGCTGAAGAAGCTATAACATTTTGCTCAAGGTATTTGCATAGCAATGTAGATACAAGGTTGAATAGGAAGAGTCGGAATTATGATGTTACCGATTCACTTGAAACAGATCCAGATGATTACTTTACAACTGTCGGTCGTCCTTTAGGGGGGGCAGGCGAACCCTTTCATCTTGATGTGAAATCAAAGGATGATGCCCATCGATACATCTTATTCAATTGCAATGAAGTTCAAATTTACATCAG TGAGCATGATCAAAGTGTTAATTTAAACACTAACAAAAGGAAGTGGACCAAGGCCAAAAgtcaaagtaaagaatttagtgAATGGCTTAAAACTCGTGCCCAGAATGATGATGTGCCATTACAACTTGAAAAACTTTCTAGAGGTCCTAATTTTGTTGCAAAGAGGTATCCAGGTTACGTCATTAATGGATATAGGTTCCATACTAGAAAACGAGATGCAAATCGCAAAACTCAAAATTCTGGCGTAACTTTAGTTTCACTAACTTCAAGTTTCGCTAGCTCCAAGGATGGAAATCCTAGGACAGAACCCATCACATATTATGGAGCCATTGTTGATATAATTGAGTTATACTACTATGGAAATTTCAACTTTGTTTTGTTTAAGTGCGATTGGTTTGAGGTTGAAAAAGACAAATACGGACTTACTTGTGTGTGTTTCAATAAGAAAATTTATCAGAATGATCCATTTGTGCTACCTTCTCAAGTTCATCAATGTTACTATATCCAAGACCCTTTTGATCCAAACCGGCATTATGCTCTGCAAACAGTTCCACGAGATTTCTTTAACATTGCTGACCCGTCAAACTTACAAGCTGAAAGTGGAGAAAATAGTGATGGTGATGGTGAATTAAATTGGGTTAGGGAAGACATACCTGCAACAATAGCTGAAACACCTCATGAAATGAATGAAGCTGAAAGTGATGGAGAGGATTTTGATTATGATGATACCCTATTTGATTTCATGGACTAA